One segment of Fusarium falciforme chromosome 13, complete sequence DNA contains the following:
- a CDS encoding F-box domain-containing protein, with protein MASILGLSAEITELVLRNLPPRDLLSLRQTCTELCARAAPRFSRHYFQTRYVMLERRSLDTLVEISKHRTLGPAITTLEICVYHLLPLEELPRIKPPYSEFEEMIQTISPSQYEGLMTSEHGDTEFRARTSFLRSSSPNHHDDNNHHLGQLRREAYLTHLADQDQVVGTDYAIECLKQAMENLHHCKNVIIDDDNRAWGLRSLKQSIGVFPQRTLTSASTRSIHLLRYILCAVLTALAASKLEIADLDISIGCSMENGNRISPYMLPTLLPSPITSLRQLHIVLDPAVTNVDGRLPWGSGLVRFLRLFPELSQFSLDFEYRDEQNRFSEVAAMLHIPKLEVLVLSMIDCRGEELTDLILYHRRTIHEIRLNNINLTDGPKSWPSLVNDIRDHLSISYFSMDSCTAGYTDMHEERVEARSTQGLTAIIDILSTKANQ; from the coding sequence ATGGCTTCTATACTTGGTCTCTCCGCCGAGATCACGGAACTGGTGCTTAGGAACCTCCCACCGCGGgatcttctttctcttcggCAAACGTGCACAGAACTGTGTGCCAGAGCAGCACCTCGATTTTCCCGCCATTACTTCCAGACGCGCTATGTCATGTTGGAAAGACGAAGCCTGGATACTCTTGTCGAGATCTCAAAGCATCGAACTCTCGGTCCTGCCATTACGACATTGGAAATATGTGTATACCACCTCCTCCCACTGGAAGAGTTGCCAAGAATCAAACCTCCCTATAGCGAATTTGAGGAGATGATACAGACCATATCGCCTAGCCAATATGAGGGACTCATGACGTCCGAGCACGGCGATACCGAGTTTCGAGCTAGGACATCATTCTTACGATCTTCTTCCCCCAACCATCATGATGACAACAatcatcatctcggccagCTTCGTAGAGAAGCATACCTCACACACTTGGCAGATCAGGATCAAGTCGTCGGGACAGATTATGCCATCGAGTGCCTGAAGCAAGCTATGGAAAATCTTCATCATTGCAAGAACGTCATCATCGATGATGACAATCGCGCGTGGGGCCTACGTTCTCTGAAACAATCCATCGGTGTCTTTCCGCAGAGGACATTGACATCTGCTTCAACTCGCAGCATCCATCTCCTTCGCTACATATTATGTGCCGTCCTTACCGCCTTGGCCGCTAGCAAACTGGAGATCGCGGACCTAGACATCAGTATCGGATGCTCGATGGAAAACGGCAATcgaataagtccttatatgcTTCCCACTCTATTGCCATCCCCTATCACTAGCCTCCGTCAACTTCACATCGTGCTTGACCCGGCTGTCACCAACGTTGACGGTCGCTTACCTTGGGGTTCTGGCCTCGTTCGATTCCTCCGGTTGTTTCCAGAGCTTTCCCAGTTTTCTCTCGATTTCGAATACCGTGATGAGCAGAATCGCTTCTCAGAGGTCGCTGCGATGCTGCACATACCAAAACTGGAGGTGCTGGTACTCTCGATGATAGACTGCCGCGGAGAGGAGCTCACGGATCTTATCCTCTACCATAGACGGACGATTCATGAAATCAGACTAaacaacatcaacctcaCGGATGGACCGAAATCTTGGCCGTCGCTCGTCAATGATATCCGCGACCATCTTAGTATAAGCTACTTCTCCATGGACAGTTGTACGGCGGGATATACAGATATGCATGAAGAACGAGTAGAGGCAAGGAGCACACAGGGCCTGACAGCTATCATAGACATATTATCGACTAAGGCGAATCAATAA